The genomic interval TGGCGGCGCAGCCTCGTCCTGGTCGTCCTCGGTTTCCTGCACGCGATGCTGCTCTACATCGGCGACATCCTCGCGGCGTACGGCGTGCTCCTGTTCCTCGGCGTGTGGGCCCTGCGCTGGAAGGACCGCTGGCTGTTCATCGTCGCCGCGTTCGTCCTGGTCCTGACCGCGCTGCCGAGCAACGACTCGCTCGCGACCTCCTCCGACGCGGCCGATCCGGCGATGCTCCCGCCGGCCTTCCTCGGCCAGTTCGCCGATCGGATCGTCGTCCAGCCGTTCATCGCGGGTCTCGGCTGGATCGGCTTCGTGACGCCGTTCCTGATCGGCCTGTGGGCCGGCCGCCGCCGCGTCCTCGAACGCCCGGAGCAGCACCTCACCCTGCTCCGTACGACGGCACTCCTGGGCCTCACGACCGCGATCGCCGGCGCGCTCCCGGTCTCGCTGGTGGTCGGCGGCGTACTCCCCGAACCGGGCGACCATGCGCTGTCCATCCTCGGACCGTTGCACGACGCAAGCGGTGTCCTCGGCGGTTTCGGGTACGCCGCGCTGATCGTCCTGATCGCGCGCAGGCTCAGCAAGGACGACGGCGGTCGCCAGGGCCCGGTCTGCCTG from Kribbella sp. NBC_00709 carries:
- a CDS encoding DUF418 domain-containing protein, whose product is MSTQAGPTGLTERALGPDLARGFMLLFIALANSHYFVSSDRVFGGFPTGGPAVDRVVGLLMSTFVDGRAFPMFGVLFGYGVAQIVRRQREAGQDWWPIRKLLWRRSLVLVVLGFLHAMLLYIGDILAAYGVLLFLGVWALRWKDRWLFIVAAFVLVLTALPSNDSLATSSDAADPAMLPPAFLGQFADRIVVQPFIAGLGWIGFVTPFLIGLWAGRRRVLERPEQHLTLLRTTALLGLTTAIAGALPVSLVVGGVLPEPGDHALSILGPLHDASGVLGGFGYAALIVLIARRLSKDDGGRQGPVCLAIAAVGQRSLTCYLSQSVVWAVVFTPYLLDLSHTLTITTTALLAVATWLATVLLADRMRRANYRGPFELLIRKITYQPRRTAATLSRSSGKRA